A stretch of the Equus quagga isolate Etosha38 chromosome 9, UCLA_HA_Equagga_1.0, whole genome shotgun sequence genome encodes the following:
- the LOC124244581 gene encoding LOW QUALITY PROTEIN: olfactory receptor 7A10-like (The sequence of the model RefSeq protein was modified relative to this genomic sequence to represent the inferred CDS: inserted 1 base in 1 codon) codes for MKPGNNTKISEFLPFGISDKQELQSFFFGLFLSMYLVIILVNLLIIRAVSSDSHLHTFNLSIIDINFTSTTVPKMLVNIQTQRKVITYESCIXQMSFFILFVWLDSFLLTVMAYNKFVTICHPLHYMVIMNPLLYGLLVLVTCIISIPHSMLHSLMILWLSFCRGLKFTTFSCELNQVVQLACSDTFLGNMVMYFAGVLLGDGSQADVLYSDSKIVSSIHRISSAQGKYKAFFTYASHLSVVSLFYCMVLRVYLSSAATHSSHLRVTASVMYTVVIPILNPFIYSLKDKDRGSSEDVLQGKAIKGSFFKK; via the exons ATGAAGCCAGGGAATAAtacaaaaatttcagaatttcttccttttggaatttcagataaacaagaatTGCAATCCTTCTTCTTTGGGCTGTTCCTGTCCATGTACTTGGTCATCATACTTGTGAATCTGCTAATCATTCGGGCTGTCAGCtctgactcccacctccacaccttCAATCTGTCTATTATAGACATCAATTTCACCTCCACCACTGTTCCAAAGATGCTGGTGAATatacagacacagagaaaagtcaTAACTTATGAAAGCTGCA TACAAATGTCCTTTTTCATACTCTTTGTATGGTTGGACAGTTTCCTCCTGACTGTGATGGCCTACAACAAGTTTGTGACCATCTGTCACCCCCTGCACTATATGGTCATCATGAACCCCCTGCTCTATGGGCTGCTGGTTCTGGTAACTTGCATTATCAGTATCCCACATTCCATGTTACACAGCTTAATGATATTGTGGCTGTCCTTCTGTAGAGGCTTGAAATTCACCACGTTTTCCTGTGAACTTAATCAGGTGGTCCAACTTGCCTGTTCTGACACCTTTCTTGGTAACATGGTGATGTATTTTGCAGGTGTCCTGCTGGGTGATGGTTCCCAGGCTGACGTCCTTTACTCTGACTCGAAGATAGTTTCTTCCATACATAGAATCTCATCAGCTCAGGGGAAGTATAAAGCCTTTTTTACCTATGCATCTCACCTCTCAGTTGTCTCCTTATTTTATTGTATGGTCCTGAGAGTGTACCTCAGCTCTGCTGCTACCCACAGCTCACACTTAAGAGTAACAGCCTCAGTGATGTACACTGTGGTTATACCCATACTGAATCCCTTCATCTACAGTCTGAAGGACAAAGACAGAGGGAGCTCTGAAGACGTTCTTCAGGGTAAAGCCATAAAGGGGTCATTTTTCAAGAAGTGA